GCATTAAATACCCTTGAAGAGGCAGTGAATAATGTTACAAATATGAGAACGCAGGTTGGTTCGTATGTTAATAGATTAGGAGTTGCAGCAGAAAATCTTTTAAATAGAGCAGAAAATACAGGTGCAGCAGAAGAAAGAATTGCAGGTGCCGATATGGCAAAAACCATGGTTGAATATATAAGAAATCAAAATTTAAGAGATATGACATCAATGTTATTCTCTCAAACTGGGCAGTTAAATGCAGCATCAGTTTTAAATATCTTACAATCTCCTTAAAAAGTTTATATTATCTAAAAAGAGAGCCGAAAGGCTCTCTTTTATTGATTATCTATTAATTTTAAAAGTGCTTTAGCAGCATAAGTAGGACCATTTTCTTCGAACCCAGAAACACCTAATTGAGTTTTTATTTCTCCAACTTTAACACCGTTTTTAATCATCTGTTCCAAAAATTTTTTAGCGATTTTTTCGTGTTTTTCCTTTCTTTGGACTGCACCAAAGGGATTTGCAAAATAACTATAAGTTAAACCAACCTCAGCAGTGGTGCCTTTGGCCATTCTGGCGCCTTTTGAAAATACATTGTAAGCACTTTCCCAATCATTGAAAAAATTGATATATGAATTATCTTCAGCTTTTACATAATTATTGGCATATAAGAAATAATCTATTTTAGTTGGTTTTATTATATCTTTGTAATTTGAATAAGGGACTATTACTCTTGCATTTGTTTCATTTGGATTCATAAAAATACTTCTATCTATTGCGGAATAAGCGTATCCAGGTTGTAAATCATCAAGTCTTACAAATGCACCTGTTTCGGTTCCAAAAGCTATGACATTTCCACTATCATCAATTTCTAGTGATCCCATATCATCTATTAAAATGTTGACTTCAGATACTTCATTTGAAAGTCTATTTAAAGCATCTAATGTTTCGGATTTTCCAGCTCCACTATCTCCCATTAACATTACATTAGCTTTTTTCCCATTTCTTAGAATAATTTCTGCTAAAGCTCCATGAATAGGCAAATTTCCTTCATCAATAACCTTTAAATTATGAATGGTTAAAATCATTTTTTTCATATAGCCAAAATAATCAACATCATCATCTTGCCCTAAAAGGCCTACATATGTTCCATCTTTTTCTTTATAAATTACACCTTTTTTATATTCAGCTTTTTCAAAAAATCTATCTTCAAGTCCGTAAAAATATATCCCATCTGGTTTTTTTCGCTGAACAATCCCAAATCCTGCCAGTTCGAATAAATTGGTTAAACCTGCAGCCATTGCGAGAAATTCTTTATATACATATACTAAAATATATTTTTTACCAACATGGACTGGAAATGCAAACCAATCATCTGGATTTTCCAGTTCTATATTTTCTAAAATTGGAGAATCAATAACTTTAAATATACCTTTTCTCTTATTTGATTTTGTATAAAAGATTACAGGAGGTTCAAATACAATCCCCCATACGAAAGGAACCTTATATAAAGTATCAGAGCCATTAAAAATCTTATCTTTAAAAGATGGAGTATCTATAGAAAACGCAACTTGAGCACCACTTGGCAATTGTCTTAATACTTTTAACCTATCATCTGAAACATTAATCAGAATTTGACGATAGAAATTTGTAATTAAGCTTTTAAAATCAGTATTATTTCTAACAAGAATCATTTCTTTATAGATTTTTTGAATTCCATTAGAAACATAATCGTTTTTTTGTATCATGAATCGGTGTTTATTTCTCCATAAATTATAAATTCTTTCTACAAACTTGACAATCTGTTCTTTTTTATCGCCTAATTTTGGAAAACTATAAAAGGGCGAAGAATCTATTTCGTCAATTTTTTCAGCAGATAAAGCAAAAAGCATTTTAATTATCTGATCAAGATCATAACGTTCTTTAACTTCAACAGCATCTTCGTTTTTTAAAAATAAAGAAAAAAAAGTTAAAAGGCTTTCATTTCTTTCTTCAAGATCATTTAAAAATTCTATAACTAATTCTTTTAATATTTTGCTGTGAATAATTTGAGCATTGGAGGAATATGAAACACTACCATCAATTAAAACAGTTCTCGACATAAAATCACCCCTTATCTTGTATTTTTATAGTAATTATACCACAAAATAGATAGCATTTAAAATTTCTGGAAATAGAATTTATAAAAATATAAAGTTAAAAATTTTTAATTTCTTAAACCAAAAATACAAAATTTAATGGTAAAATTAATATATAAATTAAATTTAAATTCAGGAGGTAATTATATGTTTAGAATACTATTAAAAGGAAAAATTCATAGAGCATCAGTTACAGAAAAAAATATTCATTATGAAGGTAGCGTTACAATCGATGAAGAATTAATGGAGCTTGCGAATATAGAAGAAAATGAATTAGTTCAAATAGTGGATATAAATAATGGTGCAAGATTTGAAACTTATGTTATAAAAGGAGAAAGAGGATCAAGGATAATAGGTTTAAATGGTGCAGCTGCAAGAATGGTGGAATTAGGGGATAAAGTTATTATTATGGCATATGGATTGTATTCTAAAGAAGAAAAAAGTAATCCGAAAATAGTTGTAGTAGATGATAAAAATAATCCAAAAATTCTAAAAAATCATGAAGAACCTAGAACGGAGTGCTAAATTTGAAAGTATTAGGGATAATCGTTGAATATAATCCATTCCATAATGGACATTTATATCACTTAAAAAAAGCTAAAGAGATGGTAAAACCTGACTTCACCATTGCGGTGATGAGTGGAAATTTTGTTCAAAGAGGAGAACCAGCAATTCTAGATAAATTTGCTAGAACAGAAATTGCGCTTAATATGGGAATAGATATAGTTATCGAATTACCTTTTGTGTATTCTATTCAAGATGCAAATGGTTTTGCATTGGGATCTATTGGGATTTTAGAAAGAACAAAAGTTGTGACAGATATAGTATTTGGGAGCGAATCAGCAGATATTGAAACATTAAATATTATTTCTGATATAATATATAAACAACCTGATAAGTTTAAAAATCTTTTAAAAAAATATTTAAAAGAAGGATATTCTTTTCCGAATGCGAGAAAATACGCATTAATTCATTTTTTTGAAAAAAATAATATTTTAAAAAAAGAAAAAATTTTGGCTATTGAAAAATCTAATGATATATTAGGATTGGAATATTTAAAAGCATTAAAATATTATAATTCTAAAATAGTTCCACATGTGATACAGCGACAGGGGGCAAATTATAACGATAAAGAATTTAAAGGTGATTTTTCCAGTGCTACAGCCATTAGAAAATTGTGGAAAGAAGAAATGTATGAATTAATAAAAAAATCAGTTCCACAGACAACATATGAAATATTAAAAAGAGAAGAGAATTTAGGTAAAGCTCCAATATTTATTGAAGATTATGAAATATCTTTACTATCTTTTTTAAGAACATTAAATAGGGATGATATTCAAGAAATTTTTGGAATTAATGAGGGTTTGGAACAAAGAATAATAGAAGCTGCAAAACAAAGTGCATCTATAATAGAATTTTACCGTTTAGTAAAAGCTAAAAGATTTACTTATACTAGAATAAAAAGAACACTCTTAAGTATTTATTTTAGATTAAAAAAAGATTTGATATATGATGCTAATAAATATGGTCCTCAATATTTAAGAATTCTGGGTTTTACAAAAAAAGGAAGAAAATTATTATCAGTAATGAGAGAACAAATAACGTATCCAATAATTGTCACGCCATCAAATTATATTTCAATTATAAAAAATATAGAAAGGGATTTAGATAATAAACGCAAAAAATGGGATATAAAAAAGAATTTATATTTTAAAATGATAGAATATGATTTTAAGGCATCTAATGTATATTCAATGTATTATAAAAATAAAGAATTTTCTAGAGGGGAAATAGATAAAAAAGCAAAAATAATTATTCTTAAGTGATTGAAAGGGGTTTAATATGAAAAAAATTTTTATATTTATATTTTTAATATTAATTTTTACAATGTCATTTTCAATAAAAAGTGTTATATACTATACTGCAAGTGCTTCAAATGTTTCAATAATAGGTGATTTTTCAGATGAACCTATTCAAATGGAAAAAACAAATACGGGATTATGGAAAAAAAGTTTTGAATTAGAAGAAGGGGAATATAAATATTTATTTTTAGTAGATGGAAATGAAATTCTGGATTATAAAAATACAAACACTGTTTATTCAAACGGAAAATTATATTCATTACTCATAATAAAAGAAGAAAAAACATATTACCCATCTATAGGTGATGGAAAAGTTGGGGTTATAAAGCACGAAAAAGAAAGAAAATATATAAATCCAGTAAAACCTGGAGATATTTATTTATCAATAGAAGTACAAAAAAAAGATATTGAAGATGTATATTTTGTTGGTAATGCGAAAGTTATAAAAAAAGAGAAATTAACATTTGATAAAACAGAATTATATAGATTCCATGTAAAAACACCTGCTAATGTATTGAGATATAAGTTTATTATAAAAGATGGTGAAAATAGTATCGAATATCCTAATTTAGATTATTTTGAATTTGATTTTAATAAACCAATAATAAAATATTTTGATGTACCAGATTGGACAAAAGGTAGAATATATTATCAAATATTTCCTGAAAGATTTAGAAATGGAGATAAAACAAATGATCCAACATATACATATGAATGGTATGGTAATTATACATCATCATCATTAGGTTCTAATGGATTTTATGGTGGAGATTTAAAAGGTATTATAGAATCAATAGAATATTTAAAAAATTTAGGAATAGAGGCAATTTATTTAAATCCAATATTCGAATCAGTTTCTAGTCATAAATATGATACTAAAGATTATTTAAGAATAGATTCACATTTTGGTGATGATAAAACATTTATCCAAATGGTTAAGGACTTAAAGAAAAACAATATAAAAATAATTCTTGATGGAGTTTTTAACCATACAGGTGATGAATTTTTTGCCATGCAGGATATATTTAGAAATCAAAAAAGATCTAAGTACTTAGATTGGTATTTTATAAAGAAATTTCCAGTTACAAAGTCTGCAGATAGCTATGAATCATGGTGGGGATATGCTGACCTTCCTAAATTAAACTTAGAAAATCCTGAAGTAAAAGCTTACATTACCACTGTCTTAGGAAAATGGATGGAATATGGCATTGATGGTTGGAGATTAGATGCAGTAGATCAAGTGAAAAATTCATTCTGGGAAAATTTCTTTTATCCTATAGTAAAAGGGATAAATGAAAATGCTGTTATTAGTGGTGAATACTGGAAAGATTCTACTCAATATTTTGAAAAACCAGCTTTTGATACTGTTATGAATTATTTGTTTAGAGATGCAGCTTTGGGATATGCAAAAGGTGGAAGTGCTTATAATTTTGTAAAAAACACAAATGCTTATTTAGAAAAGTATCCGCCACAAATAATTCATACATTATGGAATTTATTAGATAGTCATGATACACCAAGAGCAATTACAGAATTAAATGATGATATTGATAAATTTAAAATAGCAGTTGGTATTCAAATGACCTTTGTTGGAGCGCCAGTTATATATTATGGAGATGAAATAGGGCTAACAGGTGAAAGAGATCCTTGGTGTAGAAAACCATTTCCATGGGATGAAGAATTTTGGAATATGGATATATATAATTACTATAAATCTCTTATAAAACTTAGAAAAGAACATGAAGCATTAAGATATGGAGAATATGAAGTAATAAAAACAAAATTGGGAGCTTTGGTATATAGAAGATATACTGAAAATGATGAAGTAATTGTAATATCCAATTCAAGAAAAATACCTGTAAAAGCAAATATAGAACTAAATGGGAATTATATAGATTATTTTACAGGAGAAAAAATAAAAACAATTGAAAAAATATCAGGATTAACATTTAGAATATTAATAAGGCAGTGATCATATGTATTATTATGAAATAGCGGTTTTTGGAACATACACGTACAATACATTTACATATTCTTATGAAGAAAAATTAGCACCTGGCCAAAGGGTGCTAATTGATTTTAGAAATCAACAAAAATTAGGTGTAATTATTTCAGAAACAGATGAAAAAAATTATAAAGTAAAAGAAATAGAATTGGTTGTGGATTATAAACCGTTGATAAAAAATGAACATATAGAATTAATAAAAAATGCATCAAAAAAATTTCTTGTTCCTATAAGCGAAATGGGGAAATTAATATTTCCTCCGGCTTCTTCTGATAAGATAAAAATAAAAATAATACCTAAATCCCCTTTGTCTAATATGGAAAAAC
This genomic interval from Marinitoga sp. 1197 contains the following:
- a CDS encoding ATPase, whose amino-acid sequence is MSRTVLIDGSVSYSSNAQIIHSKILKELVIEFLNDLEERNESLLTFFSLFLKNEDAVEVKERYDLDQIIKMLFALSAEKIDEIDSSPFYSFPKLGDKKEQIVKFVERIYNLWRNKHRFMIQKNDYVSNGIQKIYKEMILVRNNTDFKSLITNFYRQILINVSDDRLKVLRQLPSGAQVAFSIDTPSFKDKIFNGSDTLYKVPFVWGIVFEPPVIFYTKSNKRKGIFKVIDSPILENIELENPDDWFAFPVHVGKKYILVYVYKEFLAMAAGLTNLFELAGFGIVQRKKPDGIYFYGLEDRFFEKAEYKKGVIYKEKDGTYVGLLGQDDDVDYFGYMKKMILTIHNLKVIDEGNLPIHGALAEIILRNGKKANVMLMGDSGAGKSETLDALNRLSNEVSEVNILIDDMGSLEIDDSGNVIAFGTETGAFVRLDDLQPGYAYSAIDRSIFMNPNETNARVIVPYSNYKDIIKPTKIDYFLYANNYVKAEDNSYINFFNDWESAYNVFSKGARMAKGTTAEVGLTYSYFANPFGAVQRKEKHEKIAKKFLEQMIKNGVKVGEIKTQLGVSGFEENGPTYAAKALLKLIDNQ
- the panD gene encoding aspartate 1-decarboxylase, coding for MFRILLKGKIHRASVTEKNIHYEGSVTIDEELMELANIEENELVQIVDINNGARFETYVIKGERGSRIIGLNGAAARMVELGDKVIIMAYGLYSKEEKSNPKIVVVDDKNNPKILKNHEEPRTEC
- a CDS encoding nucleotidyltransferase; translation: MKVLGIIVEYNPFHNGHLYHLKKAKEMVKPDFTIAVMSGNFVQRGEPAILDKFARTEIALNMGIDIVIELPFVYSIQDANGFALGSIGILERTKVVTDIVFGSESADIETLNIISDIIYKQPDKFKNLLKKYLKEGYSFPNARKYALIHFFEKNNILKKEKILAIEKSNDILGLEYLKALKYYNSKIVPHVIQRQGANYNDKEFKGDFSSATAIRKLWKEEMYELIKKSVPQTTYEILKREENLGKAPIFIEDYEISLLSFLRTLNRDDIQEIFGINEGLEQRIIEAAKQSASIIEFYRLVKAKRFTYTRIKRTLLSIYFRLKKDLIYDANKYGPQYLRILGFTKKGRKLLSVMREQITYPIIVTPSNYISIIKNIERDLDNKRKKWDIKKNLYFKMIEYDFKASNVYSMYYKNKEFSRGEIDKKAKIIILK
- a CDS encoding alpha-amylase family glycosyl hydrolase produces the protein MKKIFIFIFLILIFTMSFSIKSVIYYTASASNVSIIGDFSDEPIQMEKTNTGLWKKSFELEEGEYKYLFLVDGNEILDYKNTNTVYSNGKLYSLLIIKEEKTYYPSIGDGKVGVIKHEKERKYINPVKPGDIYLSIEVQKKDIEDVYFVGNAKVIKKEKLTFDKTELYRFHVKTPANVLRYKFIIKDGENSIEYPNLDYFEFDFNKPIIKYFDVPDWTKGRIYYQIFPERFRNGDKTNDPTYTYEWYGNYTSSSLGSNGFYGGDLKGIIESIEYLKNLGIEAIYLNPIFESVSSHKYDTKDYLRIDSHFGDDKTFIQMVKDLKKNNIKIILDGVFNHTGDEFFAMQDIFRNQKRSKYLDWYFIKKFPVTKSADSYESWWGYADLPKLNLENPEVKAYITTVLGKWMEYGIDGWRLDAVDQVKNSFWENFFYPIVKGINENAVISGEYWKDSTQYFEKPAFDTVMNYLFRDAALGYAKGGSAYNFVKNTNAYLEKYPPQIIHTLWNLLDSHDTPRAITELNDDIDKFKIAVGIQMTFVGAPVIYYGDEIGLTGERDPWCRKPFPWDEEFWNMDIYNYYKSLIKLRKEHEALRYGEYEVIKTKLGALVYRRYTENDEVIVISNSRKIPVKANIELNGNYIDYFTGEKIKTIEKISGLTFRILIRQ